In Limisphaera ngatamarikiensis, one DNA window encodes the following:
- a CDS encoding MBL fold metallo-hydrolase, whose protein sequence is MAVRLTILGSGSGGNCAYLETDETRLLIDAGFSPRQIRLRLAQIGRSPETLHGILVTHEHTDHIAGLAGLAGKLGLPVYCNRATAEEIVRYHDMSFDFRLFTTGATFEIGDVVVESFSVPHDAQDPVGFVLRTVSGRVAFATDLGHFTRLVGDRVRNARVLVLETNHDVRMLQECPHRPWSLKQRILSRHGHLSNEAAAEGFEQVVGDAMQHVLLAHLSRDCNRPELALGAIRERVERLGARHVQVMVTSQDQPSPTLSL, encoded by the coding sequence GTGGCTGTGCGACTGACGATTCTGGGCAGTGGTTCGGGCGGCAACTGCGCGTATTTGGAGACGGACGAGACCCGGCTGTTGATTGATGCGGGGTTCTCGCCGCGGCAGATTCGTTTGCGTCTGGCGCAGATCGGGCGGAGTCCGGAGACGCTGCATGGGATTCTGGTGACGCACGAGCACACGGATCACATTGCCGGTTTGGCGGGGTTGGCGGGCAAGCTGGGGTTGCCGGTGTATTGCAACCGGGCCACGGCGGAGGAGATCGTGCGGTACCACGACATGAGCTTTGATTTCCGGTTGTTCACGACGGGGGCGACCTTCGAGATCGGGGACGTGGTGGTGGAGAGTTTCAGTGTCCCGCATGATGCGCAGGATCCGGTGGGGTTTGTGTTGCGGACGGTGTCGGGCCGGGTGGCGTTTGCGACGGATCTGGGGCATTTCACCCGGTTGGTGGGGGATCGGGTGCGGAATGCGCGGGTCCTGGTTTTGGAAACCAACCATGACGTGCGGATGCTGCAGGAGTGTCCGCACCGGCCGTGGAGCCTGAAACAGCGGATCCTGAGCCGGCACGGTCATTTGTCGAATGAGGCGGCGGCGGAGGGTTTTGAGCAGGTGGTGGGGGATGCGATGCAACATGTGTTGCTGGCGCATTTGAGCCGGGACTGCAACCGGCCGGAGCTGGCGCTGGGCGCGATTCGGGAACGGGTGGAGCGCTTGGGGGCGCGTCATGTGCAGGTGATGGTGACGTCGCAGGATCAGCCCTCGCCGACGTTGAGTCTTTGA
- a CDS encoding DUF2835 family protein, with protein MPRFTLDLRLTPDEFLPYYRGEVQTVRARSVEGLVVEFPARLLQRFLTPEGICGRFVLTCDDAFRHARLERVGPPGAGGAGSAGSDRV; from the coding sequence ATGCCACGGTTCACGTTGGATCTGCGGCTGACGCCCGACGAGTTTTTGCCGTATTACCGTGGTGAGGTGCAGACGGTGCGGGCGCGGTCGGTGGAAGGTCTGGTGGTGGAGTTTCCGGCGCGGCTGTTGCAGCGGTTTTTGACGCCGGAGGGGATTTGCGGGCGGTTTGTGCTGACGTGTGACGATGCGTTTCGGCATGCGCGGCTGGAGCGGGTGGGCCCGCCCGGTGCGGGTGGGGCCGGTTCGGCGGGTTCGGATCGGGTTTGA